The genomic window TGAGTTTTGAGGTTATGAGGACTTAAagttggacccggactcggacccggacccgggtctgaacatggaccttaactcggacccggaccgaactctgacccaaacttggacccggacagccggacacggacccggactcggatccggacccagacccagacccggaaatgctactagaaaagtgggttaggtgggtgggtgggttttgaactgcgattctcacaggacagaactgctatcagaaaagtaggttaggttagagctgtgacccttacagaaacgaaatgctatcagaaaagtaggttaggttagaactgcgacccttacaaaaacgaaatgctactagaaaagtgggtcgttttacctccttttctacataattaggcaaaagatgctgtctttttcatttcattgtctggaatctaagagtgcaccatcaacaataagtgaactttcagcagCATCCcctattgaagtcggtttttttttcttaagaattatttaattacattacaatcaaTATAAGgctgactggtagagaatgccttatggcattaagtccgccttttatactgtaaggttttttcttttgtgcaataaagattaaataaataaatatcaaatttaacGGATTCAAGGGAATCCatctacacaaaaaaaaaatatccatatatattttatatctggATAAAATTACAGATTTATCGTAAAACCTGGCTAAGGACAGGCCAGGGAAGAGACATTTTGCATGTTTGAGTTGCAATTGTGACAAAACTGAGTTAATTAATGAATTGAAATAGATTGTctataaagaattttttttgcccattttcttgaataacttctaaactgtttatcctaaaattatataaaaatatatttgagattatcaCTTAATATATTTGAGCTCtttgatttgatatttaacacaatatagattgaaaaactttaatttttaattttctcatttaccccccagaAAGTgtcccccatgtttaaaattcagttgtttacgttacatgttcgtctttgggtcacaaacttacatatgtataccaaatttcaacttaattgctccaatagtttcggagaaaataggcagtgacagacagacgcacgagtgatcctataagggttccgtttttttccttttgaggtacggaaccctaaaaatatccaGTTCATGCATGGCAAATATATCATGCATAATTTTAAATCTCAGTGTAACTTACACTTACAGTGCATTTAGATGTAACAGGGATGTTTTAACTAGGTTACTACTTATTTGCACTAAGCAACTAGTGACCTACACCTACTAGTTATTTCTATAATCAATATTTCAAATCTAAATTGTTAGTAGAGGTGCTTGTAAATGTGTGACCCTTTTTTACCAAATAGCGACTCCACTAGTACCATGGTATGCTAGACACTACCAAAACATCGGGCCCAATGTCGGGCCCGAGCAAGATAATTTTTCCGTTTTTTATCTTCTGTTCTGAACTACCTAGAAGTGCAGAGTGAAACCCCTCGTTTGCTTGTGTGCAGTATCGCGGTGGCGGGTTGCGAGCAGGgcgcgggcgggggcgggggcgcggCGGGCCGCGGCGCGGACACGATCCGGCGCGTGAAGGTGAAGATGTCGTCGGTATCCGCGCAGGGCGTGGTGGAGCGCGCGTCGGCCGAGCTGTCGCGCCGCATCACGGGGCTGGGgctgcgcgggcggcggcgctcGCCCGGCGTGGTGGAGCGCGTCGCTAACGCGCTCTGCGGCCCcaccgccgccgcgccccgcgTGCCCCGCCGCCGGCGCCCGTCCCCTCGCCCCCTCGTCTGGACTCAGTACGTCCAGGAGGAACGCTTTCTTGAAAAGTTCTTCCTGTATTTCAACTCCAACGAGCGACGGACGTTGGCTCAAGTCTGCACCAAGTGGCGCGACGTGCTATACTCGTCGCCGCGATGGTGGACCGGCCTAGTGGCGGTCCTCGACTGCCGCGAGCTCCGCTCGGCCACGGGCTTATGCATGCAGAGGTTCTATAACTCCTTAGTTAGAAGAGGAATCCGCGGGGTTGTGTTAGTTTCGGCTAGTGATGATGATATTAATGAATTTATAAGACAATTTCCCTTGTCGGCTCACCACGTCCACGCTATTAGCCTAAAAGGATGCACAATAACAGACAGAGGGCTTGAAGCGATCTTGGATCACCTACAGGTCAGTTTACTAACATCGTAATATATCTTCAAATTCTGAATTAAAGACAGTACAGATTTATTTAATACTGTAaggccctggtctgcaacaaacgccgaaggtcgcgtccggcgtgacgctgtacgcgacgTATGAATGCTTATTATGGAAATGCACTATAGTGGTCTCTCTCTCACACGCCAGACGCGGCGCACGGCGTATACAGGTTGTctcatttaaatcggtcagtatgggaaagtctgaaactataagacatACGAAGATCTGTTCGTAGGAACCATGTCATCGATTGTACAAACAAtgcattttattcattttagacATCATGTTTCATAGAGCCATTTActgcttaaggggcccacagactatcagtccgccggacgatatcggcctgtcagttagaacaaaaatttgacagttccgaacaactgacaggccgatatcgtccggcggactgatagtcagtggacccttTAGACCTACACAATCGATATCTAAATAGAAATAgtgtaagttatttttttcaaaacaaccgggttcgattcccgagcTGAGTACaggttttcttaaatatatgaatGCAGTTTTTCTTCATATTAAAATCGATGACATGGTTTCTACTACGAACAGATCTTCGTatgtcttatagtttcagactttcccatactgaccgatttaaatgagACACCCTGTAGTGCATTTCCATAGTAAGCATTCGTAcgtcgcgtacagcgtcacgccggacgccggacgcgacctacggcgtttgttgcagactaGGGCCTAATGCATATTCCTTTATTGCTGTAAGAGGTGATTGtatttaaacgattttttaaaattttttagGTTCTGTTTGAACTAGAACTAACTGGATGCAATGAAATAACAGAAGCTGGTTTATGGGCATGTCTAACTCCACGAATTGTCTCACTCACGCTTACTGACTGCATTAACATTGCTGACGAAGCCGTAAGTATTTTCAAAACAATGGATTAATTATCGAACTAATTGGATTCAATCAAGAATCACTTCTATCTCCGTGATCGTGTAAAACTTTATGCAAGGTCTTCGAGGTATTATATCttgcgttttttagggttccgtagtcaactaggaacccttatagtttcgccttTAATCAATAAGTCCGACAGTCCAATAAaatctagaaaaaaaaagtttttagggTACGtcccctacacgtaaagtgcgggtgtaatttttttttgcttcaatCGTACAgcgtggggtatcgttggataggtctttcaaaacgaaaaGGGGTCTTCAACAAACATTTTGTGGATAAAGTTAATAAATTCGGTAATTATcgctccaaaaaaaaaaatgtgtcaccCCCTCTAagttttgaaccatgggtccaaaaaatatgaaaaaaatcgtagaaATAGAGCTTAAGAAAGCattaatgaaaactatagcgaacatgatcactttagccgtttttgagttatcgcaaaaagcAGTCATGCTCATTATACGTGtatttcatccctttgttaacaatcttctatactactagctccagtttagcctattgtgacggaagggtaactacggaaccctacactgagcatggcccgacatgctcttggccggtttttttaatggttcctagttttaagggttccgtacacaaagggtaaaaaacgggaccctattactaagactccgctgtccgtctgtcggcctgtccgtctgcccgtccgtccgtctgtctgtcaccaggctgtatctcatgaaccgtgatagctagacagttgaaattttcacagatgatgtatttttgttgccgctataacaacaaatactaaaaagtacggaagcctcggtgcgcgagtccaactcgcacttggccggttttttttttacactgtgTCACGACAGGTGATGAGATCACGAGAGACTATAGAGATGACGGTATTCTTTTAAATACCATAATCTAAACGAGCTGTAAATGTTGTAATGCTCTACTTTAACTTCTCTTTCAGTCACACTTTTTGATCGTAGAGCTCAATCCGCTGTATCTAGTGTTCTTCCTGGTTTCGGCAtctgatagttttttttaatacaggtaGGAGCAGTGGCGCAACTCCTGCCGTCCCTATACGAATTCTCCCTTCAAGCATACCATGTAACGGACGCGGCGCTCGGCTACTTCTCGCCCAAACAGAGCGCCTCGCTCAGCGTGCTGAGGCTGCACAGTTGCTGGGAGCTCACCAATCACGGCGTCGTCAATATTGGTGAGTGTTATATGAGTTAAAAGTGAAGTGTACAAGTTAAGTGTAGTTACCACTCAAACAGAGCGCCTCGCTCAGCGTGCTGAGGCTGCACAGTTGCTGGGAGCTCACCAATCACGGCGTCGTCAATATTGGTGTGTTATATGAGTTAAAAGTGAAGTGTACAAGCCAAGTGTAGTTACCACTCAAACAGAGCGCCTCGCTCAGCGTGCTGAGGCTGCACAGTTGCTGGGAGCTCACCAATCACGGCGTCGTCAATATTGGTGAGTGTTATATGAGTTAAAAGTGAAGTGTACAAGCCAAGTGTAGTTACCACTCAAACAGAGCGCCTCGCTCAGCGTGCTGAGGCTGCACAGTTGCTGGGAGCTCACCAATCACGGCGTCGTCAATATTGGTGAGTGTTATATGAGTTAAAAGTGTAGTGTACAAGTTAAGTGTAGTTACCACTCAAACAGAGCGCCTCGCTCAGCGTGCTGAGGCTGCACAGTTGCTGGGGGGAGCTCACCAATCACGGCGTCGTCAATATTGGTGAATGTTATATGAGTTAAAAGTGTAGTGTACAAGTTAAGTGTAGTTACCACTCAAACAGAGCGCCTCGCTCAGCGTGCTGAGGCTGCACAGTTGCTGGGAGCTCACCAATCACGGCGTCGTCAATATTGGTGAGTGTTATATGAGTTAAAAGTGTAGTGTACAAGTTAAGTGTAGTTACCACTCAAACACAGCGCCTCGCTCAGCGTGCTGAGGCTGCACAGTTGCTGGGAGCTCACCAATCACGGCGTCGTCAATATTGGTGAGTATTATATGAGTTAAAAGTGTAGTGTACAAGTTAAGTGTAGTTACCACTCAAACAGAGCGCCTCGCTCAGCGTGCTGAGGCTGCACAGTTGCTGGGAGCTCACCAATCACGGCGTCGTCAATATTGGTGAGTGTTATATGAGTTAAAAGTGTAGTGTACAAGTTAAGTGTAGTTACCACTCAAACACAGCGCCTCGCTCAGCGTGCTGAGGCTGCACAGTTGCTGGGAGCTCACCAATCACGGCGTCGTCAATATTGGTGAGTGTTATATGAGTTAAAAGTGTAGTGTACAAGCCAAGTGTAGTTACCACTCAAGCAGAGCGCCTCGCTCACAGTGCTTAGTTTTCACAGCTGCTGAGCGCTCACCAATCAAGCAGTGGTCAAAATTGGTAAgtattatacaatacaaattagaAGTGTCTTAGATGGGTACCACCCAAACAGAGTGGCTTGCTCAGCATGTTAAGTTAGTAACTTAGCTTAGTATTAGTAGCTACATGAGTACTTACATGACCGTCAGTCGGTTCGGCCTCGGTTTAGCTTAGTGATCGTTCGTTATTActagaaagaaaaagaaaacaaacgtATAAGGAACATGGAACATCCCATACTTTTCTGTCTTTCAAATATcatataggtttaaaaaaaacattattctgTATGTATTGATATGATATGTATTTTCTATGTGTATTGATTACCTAATTTCGTAAATAATCGCTCCAAAggtctgaaaaaaaaatccgCTGCTGTAACTTATGCTCCGTGATGGGTCCAAATAAtatgaaaaccggccaagtgcgagtcggactcgcgttccaagggttccgtacattacacaatttttaacaatttacctattttttatgtgaaacgtgaggtctaaaaaatccgtaggggtcggatcaaaaactaagtcattaagtccgactcacgcttgaacatttataataggttgactgcacatttctaataggttttcctgtgatctataggtatagagctattttgtatatattttcttcaaaattttagatccagtagtttcggagatgaaggggggatggtaattttttggctattttcttaaaaaacatctaaactatttattttaaaattacaaaaaaaattatttgagattctcattacgagctcttttatttgatatgtaacaccaaagataaatataactccgtaatagatggatacaatctaaggacaaaacgtgcctcaaaaatcacgaaaatttgattctcgatcagatggcgccactagctttggcctactctcgtatagagggcgttgacggtttcgtttgttatttataattttaacgcatatccgttaaagaacactggtcaaaatcatataaaaataattaatgcaaataaaaaaatcatccatatttaaatacattttaacgtatttttataaatcttcatttttagttttaaagtatgtcgatagatggcagtgaatttacagtggttacaaaatttactatgacaataccgctctatcttattatatcctctttggtaacacgatatagttttaaaaactttattttttaattttctcatttaccccccaaaagtggcccccatgtttaaaattcatttgtttactttacatgtccgtctttgggtcacaaacttgcgtacgtgtaccaaatttcaacttaattggtccagtagttacggagaaaataggctgtgacaaactgacagacagacagacgcacacaagggtacactacataattccgaaaaatgttatgccgaattttattattccgatttttaaatgctcgacctatcaaaattccgaatgtcgtaattacgaatgatgaaaatcacgaagattttatggactacaggatcccaagctggtggtagagaaaagccatcttccctattaaagttcggatatttcttaatctcaatggcctcgcgcagcattctgggtatgtaacgcttctccttggcaagaaccagaggcttatcaaacttgattgagtgattggctttatccatgacatgctcacagacagcagacctaggtcgacggtgcttgacatcagctatgtgttccttcacccgagtggaaatgctccgtttcgtctgcccgacatatgataggccacactcacagtccagcctgtacactccacactttttttttcattggaaaaatgctttatgcatacccacaccctcgggggagaaagtgcgggttatgtgggactcggcaaaaggcgccactacccactaaaaaaccaacgcgccattctaacctaacctaacccacttttctggcgacagttcgttttcttgagggtcgcagttctgccgaatttatttatgccgaatttttatgccaaaaatattttatgccgaatttaacgtgatgcggcacgacaggcacccgtaataattactaaaacgtgagtctttatttgaatatcacgaatttcatttttccgaccttacaaaagaccgaatttctgaattccgaattattttatttccgatcggacaatgggtttttcggaatttaagaattcggaaaatatttgtttcggaaaagtgttaaatcggagctttcggtcaaatgacaGTCGGATattaaattttcggaaatagcacattcgtgattttctcccatcgtgtttttaaaaatcgtaattttgatatttcggacttataaaaaatcgggattatgaaaatcgcgcttataaaattcggaaaaacttatttcggaatatttgggtgttcccatcctacaagggttccgttttttccttttgaggtacggaaccttaaaaagtaaAGAGTCACTGAAAACTATTTAGAATGTGATCCGGTTAGCACCGTTTAAGTTTTCGCAAACAGTATTGAgtagtaaaaaccggccaagtgcgagtcggactcgcgcaccgagggttccgtacattacacaatttaaacaatgtattttttatgtgaaacgtaagtgaaaggtaaattgcggttgacgatttttgacgtatttaaaaaaactacttccTAGATCTCgatcaaaccaattttcggtagaagtttgcatggtaatgtacatcatatattttttttagttttatcattctcttattttagaagttacaggggggggggacacacattttaccactttggaagtgtctctcgcgcaaactattcagtttagaaaaaattgatattagaaacctcaatatcatttttgaagacctatccatggaTATGGgatatgggtttgatgaaaaaaataattgagtttcagttctaagtatcgggaaccccaaaaatttattgttttttttttctttttttgtgtgaaaatcgtaatgcggttcacaaaatacatctacttaccaagtttcaacagtatagttcttagtttcggaaaaaagtggctgtgacatacggacggacagacagacagacatgacgaatccataagggttccgttttttgccatttggctacggaaccctaaaaaggacctGTAGTCGTGACGCACATCTAATTCCAAGAACCGGCACGTGCCATCCATCAGGCaagttaattaaaggtctaTAAAAATAGATGGAGCCTGAACCTGAAATAGAAATAGGTATAACATGTTCAAAGAACATAACAGAGAGCTTCCAATTAGTCCAACTGAGTGCTCTACATCCACATGCATTCGTGTTTCCGTGTCAAGAGACCGATCTTAGCATTGTGCCCGGTCTCGCATGCCTACAATactttagttaaataaatgcttGGCATACGTATTGTAACACGCTTTAGCCCATCTTAAACCTAACCGCTAGGTTATAAGAGCTACAGTGACACTGACTAAGAGTTTGCGTAGTGCGTAGTGcgtaaaacaattaaattaaacggCTTGAAACGTCTCTTGGTTATCTGCACttataacgtatgcggagtgaaatctggacaaaatttaatgtcgtattaaataaaaacaacatattatggttatttttcataaattttcatgTTGACATCGTTAAATAAATGCAAGATAATGTTTACTAaaatgcgagatttttaacgGAAGTTGTGGTACTTTAAAGCCATCGGTGTCGAAAACGCAAATGTTGtcttttttttaaccgacttcaagatttcaaaaggaggaggttatcaattcggttgtttttttttttaaatgtttgttactccataactccgtcatttctggaccgattttgaccGATCTGgaccgaaaattctttttttgattgtaaatatatacatcccgtcccgtttttgtcaaaacgcagttctgatgatgggatccatgaggaatcgagggaactcctcaaatgttaaaggcatacatatagtgattttagtattttcatcaacaaatcaagcacttacatttaaaaaagtgacatttgatgaagtggaactgctgatgatgatcagaacggaactctttaatgacgcatagttcacgtttggcgatttgtcctcttcgttatgattgttaagcaagttatgttttcaagaaacatttttgtcaatctcgagttctgatgatgggatccattaggaatcgagggaactcctcaaatgtgaaaggcatacgtatagtgatttttgtatttttatcaacaaatccagcatttccattttaaaaagtgacatttgatgaagtggaactgctgatgatgatcagaatggaactctttaatgacgcatagtttacgtttggcgatttgtcctcttctttatgtttgttaagcaacttaagtttttaagacatatttttgtcaagctcgagttctgatgatgagacccatgaggaaccgagggaactcctcagatgtgaaaggcatacatattgtgatttttgtattttcatcaacaaatccagcatttacattaaaaaaagtgacatttgatgaagtggaactgctgatgatgatcagaatggaactcttcaatgacacatagttcacgtttggcgatttgttctcttccttatggacccagacccaaacttggacccggactcggacccggacccgggtctggacatggaccccaactcggatccggaccaagaccgaactctgacccaaacttggacccagacagccggacacggacccggactcggatccggacccagacccggacccggaaatgctactagaaaagtgggttaggttaggttaggttagaactgcgacccttacaaaaacgaaatcctactagaaaagtgggtggttaaacctccttttctacattattaggcaatattataataattaggcaattaggcaaaagtaggcaaaagatggattaggataattaggcaaaagatgctgtcttttttatttcattgtctggaatctaagagtgaatcttcaacaataagtaaactttcagcggcatcccccattgaagtcggtttttttttcctaaaaattatgtagttaaaattttatcttccttaggaaaacttttttaggatacttcgtatgctcgacatatttcacattctcgtcCATTGGATCATTGGTATTTTCAAAATAGTAGTTACCTTgtcataaatttatattttaagtgaCATGATTAGTCCCCCATAcatcccattacgcaaaaacagctgtttttgtacatttttgtgGGTATGACGAACCCACATTatcaaagttattttttttattttcggagACGGTGACCTTATCTTTTCTGAAATGTTTGCCGATGcccatatcttcaagatatttttagacagttctactgccacatttgaataatctcatgacctttctgtaagattttgtgactcaGCGGGCTGTCATTTTCTTCACCGATCTCTCCCAGGAAACTGGCTAATGCTGGAATGTTTACCTGATCCAGACTTTCTAGTGGtagtttttttaagaaaaaggatttaaaaatattattaacttaCCTCCACCTCTAACCCGCTTCCACAAAATGAACCACTTATCTTCGCTTTCAgccatagggaaatagtactggagaaattacatacagtttcgcgaCGGTGTTCTTCTAGATTGACCACTATTGCAAGAGAAAGAATCCAATGAccatgaaacttaccggattaattgacagatacatatagactttaaattggtagttggatataatttcagttcaaaactttgtccagatttcactccgcatacgttagggtagtttttatcccagaaatcattctttaagggggtgaaaaggggggtagaAGTTtttatggggaatcgataaaatgcagattggataaaaaataagctaaccaaattactaactccacgcagacaagtcgcgggcaaaagctagtacgtaAATATTCCTAAAAATAGCTTTACCCCCGGATCTGAAATCTGAAATCACATTACtcaaaaaaaaagtgactagatcTACCGAAATTAAACTGCCTTCTACTAGAACTACCGTGAAACTACCTCGCGGACCGTCTCCTAATGTGGTTGGGCTgactttaaaatataatgtaacatgatttttttttacccgCAGTGCATTCTCTTCCCAACCTGACCGTACTGTCACTAAGCGGGTGCAGCAAAGTGACTGACGAAGGTGTAGAGCTCCTAGCTGAGAACTTGCCGCGGCTCCGCTGCCTCGACCTGAGCTGGTGCCCGCGCGTCACCGACAACGCACTGGAGTACATCGCTTGCGACCTCAACCACCTGGAAGAACTGACTCTAGACCGGTATGTTCCTATCCTAACTTCGAGCGCATACAATATTGACGGATTGAGCTTCTAGCAAAGAACTTACAATACAGTAAAACAACCTCCAACGCGTGCAATAGTGACAGATGATTGAGCTCCTGGCTGAGAATTTGCCGCGGCTTCGCGTCCGCGCGTTACTCAATGCGCTGAAGTACGTTGCTTGCGACCTTAACCATCTGAAGAAACTGAGTCTTCACTACACTTTACACaagtatgtttatgtttatttttgatgCAAAATCATAGGTAGTAGGATTTTTATGTTCGGAAATAATAGTCACCAGTTTTTTCTACATAAACCATAACTACCTATGATATTAGTTAAATATGCATAATTCCATAATCATTTTACACACATTATATTTACCGCCGactagaaaatgtttttttttttttgcgtgatTACTTTTCTTCAAACTTTAATACGAAGTCGGGGGTTCATATTCTTCTAAGTTTcatcaatcaattttttttggattttctttcttttggtatccaatgtttaaaattcaaacttttttaattaCAGTTGCGTGCACATAACGGATATAGGCGTGGGTTACATCAGTACGATGCAATCGTTAGTGGCGCTGTTCTTGCGCTGGTGCTCGCAACTCCGTGACTTTGGCGTACAACATCTCTGCGGTATGCGGTCGCTGCAGCTGTTGTCACTGGCCGGTAACAACTTTATATTCCTTCCTTATACAgaatggctaaaaataagtgcattcccgttgccgttgtctcgaaaaaaaaaatttacgctaccatagaaaatggaccagccaaaatgtatgatacagccagttttttttttcgcgattcccatagtaaaagttgctcagtataatcccaaaacctccctggcaacgggaatctTCTttgtcctacccttatcccagtttatctggggtcgggtcttcCCGTACATTTGCGCCAAAGAATTCTATTTCGGGTTGTCTGTGGGTTAATGTTCTGCTTCTGGACCTCTCTTTGCACGTTAGACCACCATGTAGAAGGTGGCCTGCCTTGTCCGGCTTGTCCCTTCGGCTGTTCTGGGAGATTAAGGACCCGTTTTATGGGATGAGTTTCTTCACGCCTCATTACGTGCCCGTACCAACGTAATCGTCCTTCTTTCACCTTGGCatttccctggcaacgggaatgtacttattttttagccaacctgtataaagTACAGATAAAGATCATCGGACGCTCATGTATTGTACAGTTCATGTTATTAAACATCAACACGGGCAAAGTgacaaaattatgtatacaggTCATTATTGCCCAACATTAAGGTCGTGTGAACATAATTTTGCCACTTTGTCCGTGTCGATTTTTAATGCTTTGactatacaaataaacatagCGGTGGGTTACATCAGTACGACGCATTCGTTGGTGGCACTGTTCTTGCGCTGACGCTCTCATTTGCGTGATTTTGGCGTGCAACGTCTCTACGGGATGCGGGCGCTCCAGCTGCTGTCACTGACCGGTGGCCGGGAACTCGAGAGCCcagtatcgattttagtcgaaaaatgttaaattgatagatttagtcggtgaaattgtacacattttgttacgtaatagaaataacaagtaggtactggtttctattagcacgtcttttcATCATGCcgtttaatagattttttttttttaaaacagacactaaattagtaatgattttttttctgatggacgtttagataatcgcgcgtaaagcatttttgaatttcgtaaagtttggactgctaataattgtaattttg from Cydia strobilella chromosome 11, ilCydStro3.1, whole genome shotgun sequence includes these protein-coding regions:
- the LOC134745141 gene encoding F-box/LRR-repeat protein 16 isoform X1, whose translation is MSSVSAQGVVERASAELSRRITGLGLRGRRRSPGVVERVANALCGPTAAAPRVPRRRRPSPRPLVWTQYVQEERFLEKFFLYFNSNERRTLAQVCTKWRDVLYSSPRWWTGLVAVLDCRELRSATGLCMQRFYNSLVRRGIRGVVLVSASDDDINEFIRQFPLSAHHVHAISLKGCTITDRGLEAILDHLQVLFELELTGCNEITEAGLWACLTPRIVSLTLTDCINIADEAVGAVAQLLPSLYEFSLQAYHVTDAALGYFSPKQSASLSVLRLHSCWELTNHGVVNIVHSLPNLTVLSLSGCSKVTDEGVELLAENLPRLRCLDLSWCPRVTDNALEYIACDLNHLEELTLDRCVHITDIGVGYISTMQSLVALFLRWCSQLRDFGVQHLCGMRSLQLLSLAGCPLLTSGGLSSLIQLRQLRELELTNCPGASPELFDYLHEHLPRCTIIE
- the LOC134745141 gene encoding F-box/LRR-repeat protein 16 isoform X2; its protein translation is MSSVSAQGVVERASAELSRRITGLGLRGRRRSPGVVERVANALCGPTAAAPRVPRRRRPSPRPLVWTQYVQEERFLEKFFLYFNSNERRTLAQVCTKWRDVLYSSPRWWTGLVAVLDCRELRSATGLCMQRFYNSLVRRGIRGVVLVSASDDDINEFIRQFPLSAHHVHAISLKGCTITDRGLEAILDHLQVGAVAQLLPSLYEFSLQAYHVTDAALGYFSPKQSASLSVLRLHSCWELTNHGVVNIVHSLPNLTVLSLSGCSKVTDEGVELLAENLPRLRCLDLSWCPRVTDNALEYIACDLNHLEELTLDRCVHITDIGVGYISTMQSLVALFLRWCSQLRDFGVQHLCGMRSLQLLSLAGCPLLTSGGLSSLIQLRQLRELELTNCPGASPELFDYLHEHLPRCTIIE